Proteins from one Mucilaginibacter jinjuensis genomic window:
- a CDS encoding SusD/RagB family nutrient-binding outer membrane lipoprotein has translation MKKHYKTMVDTGYKYGIVILLAFGILGLNSCKKNFEKYDTDNTGVKSYDPGLVFPGIQTALFGEEGNYQLDQNLNADCYSGYMMSPDPFRGNVSNLTYSLVDGWNQQIFIDGYTTSLFAINDIAKKGTKASAPDKWAIALILKVETMHRITDKYGPIAYSAAGKTLINTPYDDQKSVYNQFFLQLDTAVTALNTFIKANPGQKPFTAYDLVYGGDYTKWLKLANSLRLRLAMHIVKVDAATAQTQAVKALDPANGGVLTTNDDNAGIAGGSYHNPLNVISTSWSDISLGAPMESYLVGYNDPRLKTMASPATDSRFAGTYKGIRIGSAITSKPGYSGYSILNINTDITSTRTGFAPGSPMLFMTAGEVWFLKAEAALRGWANAGDVATDYNTGIATSMAQWGVNAGNYASDATSKPIAYVDPTNAANNSPALSTITVAWDAGATNEQKLERIITQKWIAMFPEGQEAWTEYRRTGYPKLFPVVINNSNGTIDTQIQIRRLAYPASEYTTNGAEVQKAVQLLGGPDNGGTRVWWDTGKANF, from the coding sequence ATGAAAAAACATTATAAAACAATGGTAGATACCGGCTATAAATACGGTATTGTAATCCTCCTTGCATTTGGCATATTAGGGTTGAACAGTTGTAAAAAGAATTTCGAAAAATACGATACAGATAATACGGGTGTAAAAAGCTATGATCCGGGGCTGGTATTTCCAGGTATCCAAACTGCTTTATTTGGCGAAGAGGGTAACTACCAGTTAGATCAAAACTTAAATGCCGATTGCTATTCTGGCTATATGATGTCGCCCGATCCATTTCGTGGTAACGTTAGTAACTTAACCTACAGCTTGGTTGATGGCTGGAACCAGCAGATCTTTATTGATGGATACACCACATCATTATTCGCTATTAATGATATTGCCAAAAAAGGTACCAAAGCTTCTGCACCTGATAAATGGGCTATTGCCTTAATATTAAAGGTAGAAACCATGCACCGCATCACCGACAAATACGGCCCGATTGCTTATAGTGCAGCAGGTAAAACGCTTATAAACACGCCTTATGACGATCAGAAAAGTGTTTACAACCAGTTTTTCTTACAGTTAGATACAGCAGTTACTGCACTTAACACTTTCATTAAAGCAAACCCTGGTCAAAAGCCATTTACTGCTTATGATTTAGTTTACGGCGGCGATTACACTAAATGGCTTAAACTGGCAAACTCTTTAAGATTACGTTTAGCTATGCACATTGTAAAGGTTGATGCAGCTACAGCACAAACGCAGGCAGTTAAAGCGCTTGACCCAGCCAATGGTGGTGTATTAACCACTAATGATGATAACGCAGGTATTGCAGGAGGCAGCTACCATAACCCGCTTAACGTAATCAGCACCAGCTGGTCTGATATTTCATTGGGTGCACCAATGGAGTCTTACCTGGTGGGGTATAATGATCCGCGCCTGAAAACTATGGCTTCACCGGCTACAGATTCCCGTTTTGCAGGTACTTATAAAGGTATCCGCATTGGTTCTGCAATTACTTCTAAACCAGGGTATAGCGGTTATTCTATATTGAATATCAATACGGATATTACCAGCACAAGAACCGGTTTTGCGCCAGGTTCGCCAATGTTGTTTATGACTGCAGGCGAAGTTTGGTTCCTGAAAGCTGAAGCTGCTTTACGTGGCTGGGCTAATGCAGGTGATGTAGCTACAGACTATAATACAGGTATTGCAACATCAATGGCACAATGGGGTGTAAATGCCGGTAACTATGCCAGCGATGCTACCAGCAAACCAATAGCTTATGTTGATCCTACTAATGCAGCTAATAACTCTCCGGCGTTGTCAACAATTACAGTTGCATGGGATGCCGGTGCAACTAACGAGCAAAAATTAGAACGTATCATCACTCAAAAATGGATCGCCATGTTCCCGGAAGGCCAGGAAGCGTGGACTGAATATCGCCGCACTGGTTATCCAAAACTGTTCCCTGTTGTAATTAACAACAGCAACGGTACAATTGATACCCAAATCCAGATCCGCAGGTTAGCATACCCGGCCAGCGAGTATACCACCAACGGTGCCGAAGTACAAAAAGCAGTACAATTATTAGGCGGACCTGATAATGGCGGTACCCGTGTATGGTGGGATACA